One Triticum dicoccoides isolate Atlit2015 ecotype Zavitan chromosome 5B, WEW_v2.0, whole genome shotgun sequence genomic window carries:
- the LOC119305878 gene encoding uncharacterized protein LOC119305878 translates to MAGRGSESYTSPVDCREIVPGDPEEEMTVHVALRRAREEYAGQQSDFIHLKSIASAEVAHGSGGRRVALASPEAVQSIWRPNTVPKATPMDAVLKDAALESQIMEVPQKSGDITENNNDQMNDLLRPILKTRDNILHKEHILQDRSAQCDMDIQNILNEGKMTPKVLAIMEKYKGTSSNMMEVANPSCCGDGDKTRRKKRKTMKEALLHNKCQELNEICRDIKCIPPRYTVLPSLEDGMFHAHAHFTCPGYDMSITGGPHLTPDGARCSAAAILITELRKKTTEEEEHEHDTNIPS, encoded by the exons ATGGCGGGCCGTGGATCCGAGTCTTACACCTCCCCCGTTGACTGCCGGGAGATTGTCCCAGGCGACCCCGAGGAGGAGATGACCGTCCATGTTGCGCTCCGCCGCGCACGAGAGGAGTACGCCGGACAGCAGTCGGACTTCATCCACCTGAAATCCATTGCGTCCGCCGAAGTGGCGCATGGATCCGGCGGAAGGCGCGTCGCCCTTGCCTCGCCGGAGGCGGTGCAGTCCATCTGGCGTCCGAACACCGTGCCGAAG GCAACACCTATGGATGCTGTACTGAAGGATGCTGCTTTGGAAAGCCAAATCATGGAAGTGCCTCAGAAGTCAG GCGACATCACTGAGAACAACAATGATCAGATGAATGATTTACTGCGACCAATTCTGAAAACACGGGATAATATT CTTCATAAGGAACACATACTTCAAGATCGAAGTGCTCAATGTGATATGGACATTCAGAATATCTTGAATG AAGGGAAAATGACACCTAAAGTGTTGGCAATAATGGAAAAGTATAAGGGAACTAGCTCAAATATGATGGAAGTTGCGAATCCATCTTGTTGTGGAGATGGTGACAAAACTAGGAGAAAAAAGAGGAAGACAATGAAGGAGGCACTCCTCCACAATAAGTGCCAG GAGCTCAACGAGATCTGCCGTGACATCAAGTGTATACCCCCAAGATACACAGTATTACCTTCACTAGAAGATG GAATGTTCCATGCCCATGCACATTTTACATGCCCTGGTTATGACATGAGCATCACTGGTGGTCCTCATCTGACTCCAGATGGGGCAAGGTGCTCCGCAGCTGCCATTCTGATAACAGAGCTTCGCAAGAAGACAACGGAAGAAGAAGAACATGAACATGACACAAATATTCCTAGTTAA